CTTTTTCCTCAAAGTTTCAGGATCTAGTATTAAACTGCCCTTAGATATTTTAACCTTCTTGTTGCATTTTCCTTTATCCAGTGATCTAGATAACGTGTGTGTAGGATGTACAAGCATAGTATTGAGagcttcatcatcagaattTTCTGACTCACACCTAGAGTCGACCAGGCTAATGATTTCCAGTTTAGATGGATGTTCAATTCTGAGTTGTTCTTCGTCAGGATCTGGTTCAATCACATCATCTGATTCAACGTTGaccattttctttttcaaatctatAGAACTTTTGCTGTAATCTGCAGTGTTATCTGTTGGTTGGACCCGTCTATCCGGATCGTAACCATTAGCATTCATCAGTTCGTAAAATGCTCTCAATACTCCCTCATCCTCGTCCATGGTAAATTCATCTgaactattattatcaatattcttGTTACAGTTCTCTTCATCTGATATTTCAATAGGTTCATCAGAATTGGTCGATGTctttatattattgttattttttggttgtttaTTCCGTTCATTCATGAAGCCTTCAAGCATCTCGCCAATTTTTAATTGATCCCTAGTATAGTAAGTACGAGATGAAATCCACTTGGAGTTTTTAACatctattttcttttcagcaGAACAAGTCTCTGCTACATCCAACAACCTTTGCAGCGCACCTTTAACAGCATCACCCTTTCCCTCCGCTTCCATTGACTGACAAAATCTGGAGTACCCATTGATAATGGGTTTGGGAACCACGCTAAATATCCAATCAATTGAACGATTGGTAGGTAAGGTGTTGGCTTCAGATATTTCTGACCAATCTCTACTGCGAGCTTTCCATTTATATGAGGCTTTAGCTGAAGTAGAATGAGTACTTGCAGTATCCAGATTAGCGCCAGAAGACGGATTGTTATCAACTTCTGAAATTATAGGGggtgttttttgttgtttcgCAAAGGGGTTGCATAATTTTGGTGAACTGTTTTCGTGTTCTTTTAAGGGAGAATTCTCTGCAATATTCAGAGAAGGGCTAGATACCCTGCTTCCAATGTTTGTAGCATTTTCACCTAAGGATATTTTATCTGCCTCTAAGGCTCTTTCGCCACTTACAGATTCATTTCTATTATCGCCTGTTGATGAGTTTGTGTTGTGTGTTTTGGCAAATAGATTAACCTCTTCTGGTTTGGCTTCATCTGAATTCTCTACCAATGAATTAATTGAGTTTGTATCTTGCAGTTTTTCCTGTTTGTTCTCGGGCTTGGTTCTGCTCGACATTGTAAGCTCGTAAGTGGCAGATGTAGATTTAGTTCCAATATTGCTTGATGGTAGGCTTCTGGTAATATCCGTTCTGGGAGCACAATGGAGTAAGTAATCATAATCAGAGCTAGAAGATAATTCATGGTCCTCCCCCATTAGTGTTTGACCATCCTCTTCACTAATTTCTTTGTCAAAACATGAAGGATTTAAATAGGGTTTTTGAGTTGATGTGGCGATTGAATCAAAATTTTGTGTGCCATTCTGAGGGATAGATGAACAAATACCAATTTCTTGGTTACTAGATTCTCGGATCCCATTCGTATTAAAAGCTCCCTGTGGTTCAGCTGATAAGTGTTCCTGGGCAGAGGCATCTAAGGATTGGACCGGCAATGATATGATTTCAGTACCTCGCGTGGTTAGCACGGCTGTTTCAATATTCTGGCACTGTCTGGagcttttttttgatatctcAAGGTTACCAATGATATCTGGAATATTTTCCGCTGTGAGCAAAGTGTTCTTTCTTGAAGGATTACTTGGAGCCTTCGTGCACTGACTTTCAGAATGAGCCCCAGGTAATATGTCTACACCCTGCTGATCTCTAAAATCTTTAGGATGTATTGCAGCACCATTTTTCATACTGATTGGTATCTGTAATTCTCCGCTTTCAGAATACTCATCTTTCTGTGTTAATATATACTCCTGTGACATCTGCAATTCACTTTTAGCATCCATAGATGCGACGTAATTCACATCAGATGGTCCTTTTTTTATCCGTTGCAAGGAATCTGAAGATATATCTATTTCCAGTTGAGCGGCCCTCTTCTGAGTTTGAATGGAATTCGAATCTGTAGCGTTTGATTTACTACAGCCCTGCTGTATCATATATGAATGTTTCGGACTCCCTTCACTAGCGTCCCATTTTTCCAAAGGCAGAATGTTTGTTAGTTCGGTGTTTTGTAACCCAAAGGGAGGTGTGCACGGCTTTGTATGTTTTAGATTGAATACAGGAGGACTATCCATCAATGGTTCCATAAGTTCAGGTGTTTTACGTTCCAATGCATCAATTTGCTGCATATCAGGCCTTGCAAATTTTCTAATTCCCATACCAGGAGAACTCTTAGATATCGGTATGTATCTTGTAGGTGTTAAGGAGTCTCTTCTTCGTTGTTTTAGCCTGACAGGAAGATCAGCCGTGCGGCTTGCGGTTATTTTCTTAGCAGTAAGAGTTCCTTTTTGTGACGGCATCGTACCATTTTCATCCAACGCCTTCCTGTCTAAATAATCAGCTAGACCATTTAGAAACACGGTGTTTTGGGGCGGTATATACTTGTTTGAACTAACAGGTAAACTTGCTGCCCTGGAAACGTAACGCAAGGGTGACAAGTTCTTCGCAGCAGAACTATGGCTCGTAAATCCGTATGTGTTCTTCTCAGGTGTTTGTGTGCCCTTATATATTGGAATTCTTAGTTTTCGACCATTTGaaaacaacttcaaagGTGTTGAGATACTCTTATTTGGTGTAAACTCCTGCTCAACgggaatttttttaaattcagGGGCCTTTTCATATGATTGGTCAGCTTTTTCAGCCTGCTTTAATAGATGACGAGAAAgaggtgatgatgattctgCCGTAAAATTCTTGGGACTTACTCCCGGTGATCCATCTGAAGTCACCCTTTTATGGCCATGAAACGATGTTGGTATCTTTCTTTGTTGACTAAGGGTAACTCGGGGGCTGAATTTCTCTGAAATTTCCGTCTTATGAACCCATTGTCGTACCCCTGATATTAACCTTTGTTCAGTATGCATATTATCCGCCGACCTCGACCGTGTCAATACCTTCTCTAGTTTACCTTTATTTACACTGCTATCAGAAAATGACGATCGCGACTTCTGCAGTTCTGATTTCCTCATGTTACGGGACCTTTTAATACTAGCATTTAGAGGCAGAACAACGCCGCTGTCAGCATCATCAGCAGTTTCAGCGGTTTCAGGAATCATATTCGCGGCTGAACCAAGCGCGTAATCTTcaccaaaatcaaaactGCATGTGCTAGAACGCGCTTCTAGAGGCAAAATTGGATCTTCTTTAACATTCATTTGGCCTTCATCGTTTCTTACAGGTATAGCCTCAATCACATCCAGACGGCTTTGTTCTATATCTTGTGTATTATCATTCTTTATTTTGGTATCTCCTACTACAGCATTCTCCAAACACTTATTTTCCTTGCCATTTTCATCAGAGAAAAAAGATTCCTCTAGGGACAAATTCGATTGGctaaatttaaagaatctAAACATTGGCTCATTAATAGTAGCTAGTCCCTTCCAGAGTCCTTTATTCTTTAATATGCCAAAAATGTGTTCTTATTTGAAGAGACGATAATATAATGTTTTCTCCTTCCATTTAAACCTTTATCGCTTATATTGTCACTCGCTACGTTAGTTCTATTCTCCAGATGAGAACTAGAAATGAGAGGCCGTCAAGGGCAGTAATTAGATTCTTCCCGTCGTCATTAAGGCATTGTGGAGTATATCCAGTGCATTGCCAGATACTTTAGAATCGTGGCTACTTCCGAGATACATTACTAGAGGTTATTTAGGCTAATTTTTGTAAATTTATACAGCTAGACAAAAAACGTTAGGAAAAAAGCGTAAATTTTATTGGTTATAATCTCTATTTTGGATCTGATATCAGTGTATTCTATTTGCCCAAAGCCTTCAATATAGAGGCCCAGACAGTTTTTGGTGGTTGTGAAGCATCAATCCCAGCCCAAATGCCGGactttttataaaaatCGACGATGGGCTCGGTTTGCGCATGATATGCGTCCAACCTCTTCTTCAAGGCCTCCGCATTGTCGTCGGATCTTTGGGTTAATGGTTCTCCAGTGACATCATCCACCATATGAACTTTTGGTGGGTTGAACAATGTATGGTAGGATCTTCCAGAGGCTGTATGGATAAGTCTGCCGGTGATTCTAGCAACTAAAAGCTCGTCATCGATTTTCAACTCGATAGCCTTATCCAATGGCTTGCCCTGCTCAGACAACATTTGATCCAGCTTCTCAGCCTGGGGAATTGTTCTTGGAAACCCGTCCAGAATGAACCCGTTCTTGCATTCTGGGTTGCTGCGAAGTTCCTCTTTAATCATATTCACCATGATTTCATCAGACACCAGACCACCTTGGTCCATGATCTTCTTCGCTTCCACACCCAACTGGGTCTTCTTAGCAACTTGAGAACGCAACATATCCCCAGTAGCCAGGTGGCAGACACAGAacttctccttcaaattaGGTGCCTGTGTGCCCTTACCTGCACCTGGAGGACCAATTAGCACCATTCTAATGGATTCTGGCACATGGGACAAATCTTGGGATCTATCAACAAGCATTGTGAGACTTTTTAGTTAGAGAATATTATGTCTACCGATatagaaaaaataattggCGGTTGTGGTATAATAGATATAGAAACTACAACTAATACTTTAAACAAACTCAGAGCAAAAATACTTTCTCCAAATTTTCGTTAGAATAATGTAGCTCAGCTTGCTGAAAAAAAATGCTCGAGggtatatttaaaaatatattattctcTATGTAATGATTGGATGTCCATCATCCGGGATGCAGAGGTTCGAGAAACCTGCAGGGATTTGGTATGCATATTGAAGCACGTGAAACATGATTCTCGAGTTTACTCAAGTGTaagaatttggaaataGCATAATCATCATTCAGCAGCTGATGAACAGTTCCAAAAGATAGTAGTATATGAAAAGGTGGTGGTATAGTCGTTTTTTATGTATTGGTGGTTGAAGGAGATGAGTTAATTCGAGAAGTTAAGCCTTCAAGAACAGTTTTTCGTTTTTCAAGTCAGCGATGCCCTGTAGACATTGTtacaaaaatgaaatttgAAACTCTCTGAACAAGTGACAAAAATTCTGTGATTCTAAAGCAGTGAGTAGGTAGTGAGATATTTATATGGAGACTGTTTTGTGTTTTGGAGGGTGAGTATGGGAATATGAGCAGTTATTTTACTGGAGAAGGTGGTAGAGCAGAGCAGTAGTCGTTATGACAACGACACATGTGACGTTAGCTAGGATGGTATGAAGGAGGACAGTTAACTGGCcgttgtttttgaatattatagGCTCAAACAAGTTTGTGTAAGAATGACTAggattttatttttagagCAACCAAGGGGTGTTTCGATATGGGAGGTTCTGCGGGTCGAGGGGTCCGTAGTCGATAGGTGATGTTACAAAAAGACATACTTCTTTTGAATTACTGCTTCATTGACGAAGCTGAAACAACTATATCTCCTAAACTCAGAGGGATCGAGAGGCGGCTGGTTTGTGGGTATATAGAGGGTGTTGCGGTCATATGTATGCTTCTAATTGCAACGTCAAAACtgttgataatatattttgtacGGGGAGGGCGTTTCAGGGAGCAGATGACTTTCCGGTGATTCCCCTTTGAGCATAAGTACATCTCGTGTCCTTTGGACGGGTTAGTTGGTGAAATAGGAAATGTCTTGGGTTACACTTTGGATAACACCAGATCCTTGTGAAGCAAACGCCTCCCATGGCAGATTGTTGTATAGGTGTGTCACTGTTGTAACGTTGGTGTTAATTTGCAATAGATACTACAACTTCTTCGCCCAGTTTATATGCTAAATGCAGGTATTAGGAGATGATCACCCATAGGGCCCATCCTGGCCTTTTAACTAAGTGTGAAATCCTGCATGGTGAAAAGTCCTGGACGCGAGACGCGTTCAACTTCGTTGGTAAAAGACGTGAGATATAGCAGAACACCTAAGAACATGGTGCTAAATATTGCTACAATATAGGGTCTGGGCGAACAATTTATTTCTGATGCTAGTTTGAATTTCCTAAGTCAATACGTTCAACACTAAACTAACTCCCGCTCTGCGATCCCAGTGGGTCCATCCATCATCTTGCATGGAGCAGTCGttcatattttaattgaaaaagctCCACGAAAATAAATGGCAAGCAAAATATGAAATTacaaacagaaaaatcagaacaacaacagatTTGAGACTACTTCCAACTTTATCTGGCAAAGATtcattcaaagaaaatCATAACAGAGAAAGGTCAACTTGAAAATCTTCTTGCAGCAATATATGATTGATTCTTAGATTCCTCCAATGGATAATATGCCTTAGAACTAGGCAACAGTGTGCCTCTTTATAGAGGGGGCTTGTCTGTTTACCAACGATGTATATTGGTGCATTAATTTTCACTGGTTCCTGTGCATGTaagctgaagaagttgcaaAGTGGGTACTACTCCATATTTGCTTATTTCCAAtacatttttctttattcttGATCTTAAATGAGGCGCCAAATAGCCCCCGGCAACTGTTAGAAAGTTGATCCGAAATGGACTATTATTGGTTTTATCGGCGGTAAGTTGGGTGCTCCTTTCACCGAGAGGTAAACAACGTAGAACACATATCTGCAACCAACTGCTATTAGAAGAGCCCATATTTATAAAAATACTGTGGCTTACTCTAGGCCTGCTCTAGGCGTAAAATGCTAATGTAAAGCTCTATATACGTCTCTGGTACGGGAATAAAGGTCGTATCTACAAAAAAAGGTTTCCTGGGATCTCGGCCTTGGTTTATTGTTCATGAGCCGTTTACCCCATTCACTGTAGTAGTCTTCTTGGCCCTGCATCAGGCTCCTTTCAGCTATCCTTGAGAAAGTCTTTTTGTGTAAGATTTAAAGGGAAAATGTGGCTATTCTGATGTACATCGGAATCGATCTTAGAGATCGGCGGACGGAACCAACGAGTTTCCAGACACCGCTCGAGAAAACAATACACTATTGTGAAAAAATGGAACGCGCGAAAGAGAAATAAAACAGTAATACGGTGCCTGTAGTATTGAAAGGTTTAAAAGACAGAAACGTAACAATTGTCTCGTATAGCTGCTGGCCCGGTACTCAAGCAGAGTGTCATTCTCTATTGTGGGATGCTTTCCGGCAGCTTTATGGGTTGAAGATTCCGTAACTCAAAACTGCCGCAAGATTCCAAACTCCCCGCAAAGATGCAGAACGGTGAAAGTCGCCTGTCCAGAAATAAAAGGGGCATTTTGATGGCAACATCGTAAGCTTTCTTGGTGTCGTAGGCAAATTTTCTATACTATACGATAAGAACATGTACCGATGGGTTCTGGTCTATGTTTTGACTAAAATCAAATAGGCAAGCTTCGATAAGCCACATATAAAATAATACCCTGTGCCCGGTAGCTCGGATACC
This region of Eremothecium cymbalariae DBVPG#7215 chromosome 4, complete sequence genomic DNA includes:
- the ADK1 gene encoding adenylate kinase ADK1 (similar to Ashbya gossypii AGR187W), with amino-acid sequence MLVDRSQDLSHVPESIRMVLIGPPGAGKGTQAPNLKEKFCVCHLATGDMLRSQVAKKTQLGVEAKKIMDQGGLVSDEIMVNMIKEELRSNPECKNGFILDGFPRTIPQAEKLDQMLSEQGKPLDKAIELKIDDELLVARITGRLIHTASGRSYHTLFNPPKVHMVDDVTGEPLTQRSDDNAEALKKRLDAYHAQTEPIVDFYKKSGIWAGIDASQPPKTVWASILKALGK
- a CDS encoding chromatin-silencing protein SIR4 (similar to Ashbya gossypii AGR188W) yields the protein MFRFFKFSQSNLSLEESFFSDENGKENKCLENAVVGDTKIKNDNTQDIEQSRLDVIEAIPVRNDEGQMNVKEDPILPLEARSSTCSFDFGEDYALGSAANMIPETAETADDADSGVVLPLNASIKRSRNMRKSELQKSRSSFSDSSVNKGKLEKVLTRSRSADNMHTEQRLISGVRQWVHKTEISEKFSPRVTLSQQRKIPTSFHGHKRVTSDGSPGVSPKNFTAESSSPLSRHLLKQAEKADQSYEKAPEFKKIPVEQEFTPNKSISTPLKLFSNGRKLRIPIYKGTQTPEKNTYGFTSHSSAAKNLSPLRYVSRAASLPVSSNKYIPPQNTVFLNGLADYLDRKALDENGTMPSQKGTLTAKKITASRTADLPVRLKQRRRDSLTPTRYIPISKSSPGMGIRKFARPDMQQIDALERKTPELMEPLMDSPPVFNLKHTKPCTPPFGLQNTELTNILPLEKWDASEGSPKHSYMIQQGCSKSNATDSNSIQTQKRAAQLEIDISSDSLQRIKKGPSDVNYVASMDAKSELQMSQEYILTQKDEYSESGELQIPISMKNGAAIHPKDFRDQQGVDILPGAHSESQCTKAPSNPSRKNTLLTAENIPDIIGNLEISKKSSRQCQNIETAVLTTRGTEIISLPVQSLDASAQEHLSAEPQGAFNTNGIRESSNQEIGICSSIPQNGTQNFDSIATSTQKPYLNPSCFDKEISEEDGQTLMGEDHELSSSSDYDYLLHCAPRTDITRSLPSSNIGTKSTSATYELTMSSRTKPENKQEKLQDTNSINSLVENSDEAKPEEVNLFAKTHNTNSSTGDNRNESVSGERALEADKISLGENATNIGSRVSSPSLNIAENSPLKEHENSSPKLCNPFAKQQKTPPIISEVDNNPSSGANLDTASTHSTSAKASYKWKARSRDWSEISEANTLPTNRSIDWIFSVVPKPIINGYSRFCQSMEAEGKGDAVKGALQRLLDVAETCSAEKKIDVKNSKWISSRTYYTRDQLKIGEMLEGFMNERNKQPKNNNNIKTSTNSDEPIEISDEENCNKNIDNNSSDEFTMDEDEGVLRAFYELMNANGYDPDRRVQPTDNTADYSKSSIDLKKKMVNVESDDVIEPDPDEEQLRIEHPSKLEIISLVDSRCESENSDDEALNTMLVHPTHTLSRSLDKGKCNKKVKISKGSLILDPETLRKKMELVLYNRMKKRTSLLRRFTKENIISFVQEGICDHAPQSQDRCVSATNNICNVNNYESSAIFHFQNPKSLLYFRYNDLPYPSDNLPRGVISMNSENIITPRKVEFVDHSSLGTDELTSKKGTNISNVGVFSSSEGLNPSNCRNTFQKKTVTLYSSLVSQTSEFTSRRCVPEIDDDAFSFPEFDIPNCEIFLDRCEHTNFLTDLFSAGFQTLGAKIVDEASWKVKTAETSIQFFDGKDIHPLTYKSVVQRIPILSADSEIKTKLASCNCKTSQETNHTVDEEYVPESNCDNGASRATTVESALSDENSDIKAGYEIPMLLEGVDNVLIDSPKIELRDPETSSVTAEDIYNSQKNLSELQPSWTQKLKGIKVWIDPFNTCSNHDLINECISMFKMAGASLEYNASSLDPEFSHDVDGIYIDSGENKEIWSFTKALEYFKTLPLDTSIYGELLKHYKKTKEQQATAKQKLVHFIDSSDEDKKAPLTKTPKVIPSKFPSICNVWKQYKAYYQPWFQQGLKAQDKVLSEIIKNDSKTACKSDKLASIVSGLSSEVIANQIQIASLKGQLAHKEKLLALKEKELQTLLIKLEGELDTNHKKEELLVYMKGTQGI